The following DNA comes from Pseudomonadota bacterium.
CGGGCGCGGGCCCCCCCGCCGCACCCCCCCCTTCCTGGCGCTCACCTCTGGCTTACATCCCAATTCGGCGCGGGGTGGGCCCGGGTGCGCCCCGCGGGCGGGCCGTGGGTTGGGCGCGCCCACGCCCCGAGGCGGGGGCCAAGGTTGCCGTGTTTGACCGCGACAGTGAGCGTGGCCAACAGGTCGCCGAGGACATCGGCGGTGCCTTTTTCGAGGTTGATGTCGCCGACGCCGAGAGCGTTGCGGCCGGTCTCGCCGCGGCCCGGGTTGCCCACGGCCAGGAGCGCGTCACCGTCAACTGCGCGGGGATCGCGATCGCGAGCAAGACGGTCGGGCGCGAGGGGCCGCACCCGCCCGACGCCTATGCGCGCGTGATCGGTGTCAACCTGATCGGCAGCTTCACCGTTGCGAGTCAGAGTGCCGCTGGCATGTGCACCGCAGACCCGGTCGGTGAAGACGGCGAACGGGGCGTGATCGTCAACACCGCCTCGGTGGCCGCGTTCGACGGCCAGATCGGCCAGGTTGCCTACGCCGCATCCAAGGGCGGGGTGGCGGCGATGACCCTGCCGATGGCGCGTGACCTCTCGCGCAGCGGCGTGCGGGTGCTTGCCATCGCCCCGGGGCTGTTCGGCACGCCGATGCTCCGCGGTATGCCCGAGGACGTGCAGGCGGCACTCGCGCAACAGGTGCCGTTCCCCCAACGCCTCGGCACCGCGGAGGAGTACGCCGCTCTGATGATGCACATGGTCCACAACGCCATGCTCAACGGCGAAGTGGTCCGCCTCGACGGTGCGATTCGGATGGCGCCACGCTGACCGACGCCGCTCCGGCCAGAGTCGGCTTGACCATTTCGTCACACTCCGGGTGCAGGGCTGCGTGATAGGCTAGCCGGGTCAGAACAGTTGCCTGGGAGGGCACACATGGATCTCTTGAAATTGGGCACGGATCTCCTGATGTCGAAACTCGGCGGCGCCAACGCGAGCGCCGACGGCGTGCAGTCGGTGCTGGCGGGTTTGATCGGCGACGGTGACCAGATGGACATCGCCGGTTTGATCGGCCAGTTGCAGGGCCAGGGCGGCGGTATCACCGACCTGCTCGGCAGTTGGCTGGGTGACGGTGAGAATTCGCCCGTGTCGGCAGACCAGGTGCGCGACATGCTCGGTGGCGACAAGATCGCAGCTGCGGCACAGCAGCTCGGCACCGACGAGGGCTCTCTGCTCTCGGGCTTGCAGGATGCGTTGCCCGAGATGGTCAACCAGGCCAGCAGCGGTGGCAGCCTGCTCGACGCGGTCGGCGGCCTGGGTGGCCTCGGCGACATGGCGAAGAAATTTTTGTAGCCTGAGACACATGGCTGCGCTTCGCGCAGCCATGCTGTCAGTGAACGCCCCGGCATTGGCTCGGGGCGTTTTTGTTGGTGCTCACGCCCAATCGACAAGCCGGAACCCGACCGTGTCGTGCATGCGCTGCCAGACGTATGGGTCGGTGAAGTAGCCTGGATGACCACCGGCAGGCACCATCAGATTGTATTTCGACGTGTGCAGCGGCACTCTGCGTTCCGTTTGGTCAGCGCTGGGGGTGCCCGCGTTGATCTCATCCAGGCACTCGATGTGAGTACCCACGAAATCGTCGGTGCGCCCGATGTTGTACCAGGTGATATCCGGAAACTCGCCTGGCCTCACGCTGAAGTCCCGCGGGAAGTACTGTTGGTAGAGGTGGGTGACAGGTGACCCCATCGTCACCAACGTGATCTTGGCCTCGCCAAAGTACGCGCGTCTGTCCTCGAGCATTCGTTTGATTGTGCGACTCGCAACGACCGTCCCCTGCGAATGTGCGATGACCACGATCTCCTTCGGTTTGATGTGATCCACCAGCACCTCGCACACCTGCTCGAAGCGTTTTTCGATCCGTTCCCGCAAGGGGAAATTGGCGTTGTTTTGTGTGGGGTCCAATCGATCGTTGTTGGCATAGACAACGACATCGCGGAACGCCCCGAGACCCCCTGCGACCAGGTCTCTGAGGGAGTAGACGATCAGGCCCAGGCCAATCAGTACAATGGGGACGTAGCTCAACAGATCTGGAACTTGATCCGACAATTCTTTTAGTTCTTTCCATGCCTTTTCTGGAAGCCGATCCTGAAGCCATGCGAGCGGATCGTCCGCGATGCCGTGGAAAAGAATCACACCCAGAAAGCCAAGTGTGGATAAAGCGAACACGAGC
Coding sequences within:
- a CDS encoding SDR family NAD(P)-dependent oxidoreductase — translated: MGWARPRPEAGAKVAVFDRDSERGQQVAEDIGGAFFEVDVADAESVAAGLAAARVAHGQERVTVNCAGIAIASKTVGREGPHPPDAYARVIGVNLIGSFTVASQSAAGMCTADPVGEDGERGVIVNTASVAAFDGQIGQVAYAASKGGVAAMTLPMARDLSRSGVRVLAIAPGLFGTPMLRGMPEDVQAALAQQVPFPQRLGTAEEYAALMMHMVHNAMLNGEVVRLDGAIRMAPR
- a CDS encoding YidB family protein, whose product is MDLLKLGTDLLMSKLGGANASADGVQSVLAGLIGDGDQMDIAGLIGQLQGQGGGITDLLGSWLGDGENSPVSADQVRDMLGGDKIAAAAQQLGTDEGSLLSGLQDALPEMVNQASSGGSLLDAVGGLGGLGDMAKKFL